A part of Scleropages formosus chromosome 3, fSclFor1.1, whole genome shotgun sequence genomic DNA contains:
- the znhit6 gene encoding box C/D snoRNA protein 1 produces the protein MLAVESATDASEVKHTGSPGVEETRGKKRKISLQSCEACGTEEAKYRCPACLKHSCSLFCVKKHKSESGCTGARDKTAFAPISKFDEMNMLSDYRFLEDTARVADSVSRDFGHLPHHRSQKVRIMKRAAYKFSMELKFLPNGFTKRRENSTFFQKGLQQFFWHVKLLFPQSSSEYTERRVPDNRTLKEILTPYIHPTESEPVKRQKLKMYVHATFENVCVFMKVENRRSNSLRYHELSLLETLQDNLRNKTIIEYPVLHVVLSDHAQNYVLEQEAADRGPGVVEVREVFVETRTEESKTVPTKDDDDDDDDDIEEGEIRDDDDEHSDHRGDLADNSSNGKD, from the exons ATGTTGGCGGTGGAAAGTGCGACGGACGCCAGTGAGGTGAAGCACACCGGCAGCCCCGGCGTAGAAGAAACACgcggaaagaaaaggaaaatatcacTGCAGAG CTGTGAAGCCTGCGGTACCGAAGAAGCAAAATACAGGTGTCCAGCTTGCTTGAAACACTCCTGCAG CCTGTTCTGTGTCAAGAAACATAAATCAGAATCTGGATGTACAGGAGCTCGGGATAAGACTGCCTTCGCGCCCATATCCAAGTTCGATGAAATGAATATGCTCAGTG ATTATAGGTTTCTGGAGGATACTGCAAGAGTAGCAGACAGTGTTAGCAGGGATTTTGGCCATCTGCCACACCACAGGAGCCAGAAA GTCAGGATAATGAAACGAGCTGCCTACAAATTCAGCATGGAGCTGAAGTTTCTCCCAAATGGGTTTACAAAGAGACGAGAGAACTCCACATTCTTCCAGAAAGG attgcagcagtttttttggCATGTGAAGCTTCTGTTTCCACAGAGCAGCTCTGAGTACACGGAGAGAAG GGTGCCGGACAATCGAACTCTCAAGGAAATCCTCACTCCTTACATCCACCCTACTGAGTCAGAGCCAGTGAAACGACAGAA GTTGAAGATGTATGTGCATGCCACTTTTGAGAATGTCTGTGTTTTCATGAAAGTGGAGAACAGAAGGTCTAATTCCCTCAG GTACCATGAGCTTAGTCTCCTGGAAACGCTTCAAGACAACCTGAGGAACAAGACGATCATTGAGTATCCAGTGCTGCATGTCGTACTGAGCGATCACGCCCAAAACTAtgttcttgagcaag AGGCAGCAGATCGAGGCCCTGGGGTAGTTGAGGTGAGGGAGGTTTTTGTGGAAACCAGGACTGAAGAATCAAAGACAGTGCCAACAAaagacgacgatgatgatgatgatgatgatattgaGGAAGGAGAAATCCGTGACGATGACGATGAGCACAGCGATCACAGAGGTGACCTGGCAGATAATAGTAGTAATGGTAAAGACTGa